The Falsibacillus pallidus genome contains a region encoding:
- a CDS encoding glycosyl-4,4'-diaponeurosporenoate acyltransferase gives MIVSLPVNWIIIIDVFAWTFFHLAISAICLKMPFSWFLKDHFWFQTFSFEQSGKLWQRLFRVKTWKGLILDGTIFLKKGYSKKGLHGTKSRDLMVFAAETKRAELTHWLSILPAPLFFIWNPVWAGWVMILYAIVFNLPIIVVQRYNRGRISAITAGTRGAMKKKLVSK, from the coding sequence ATGATCGTATCACTGCCTGTCAATTGGATCATTATCATTGATGTGTTTGCCTGGACATTCTTTCATCTCGCCATATCGGCTATTTGCTTAAAAATGCCTTTTTCATGGTTTTTGAAAGACCATTTCTGGTTTCAGACTTTCTCCTTCGAACAATCGGGAAAATTGTGGCAGCGTTTATTCCGGGTGAAGACGTGGAAGGGATTGATTCTGGATGGCACGATTTTTTTAAAAAAAGGCTACAGTAAAAAGGGTTTGCATGGAACGAAGTCGAGGGACTTGATGGTATTTGCCGCGGAAACGAAACGCGCGGAATTAACTCATTGGCTCTCCATTCTCCCTGCACCGCTGTTCTTCATATGGAATCCAGTATGGGCAGGATGGGTGATGATCTTGTATGCCATTGTCTTCAACCTTCCGATTATCGTTGTTCAACGATACAATCGCGGGCGTATATCGGCCATTACGGCAGGGACTCGGGGCGCAATGAAGAAGAAACTTGTATCGAAATGA
- a CDS encoding aldehyde dehydrogenase family protein: MPEDDRAFLEALPVKQREDLFSSGLPSKEARIKRLHQLKSVLLENEGAFMEALHSDLGKPAFEAFSSEFAVLLNEIDHVCKHLGKWSRPVSSHHLKMGYVERVKRKRHPYGSVLIIGSWNYPLQLTLMPAIGAIAAGNRCVIKPSEHAPATAQLLKEVMNHTFSTEQLHVVTGDAQTAHFLTSSSFDLIFFTGSGQTGKRVAEQAAKQLTPVILELGGKNPCVIGETGFSKAAIREIVWGKFLNAGQTCIAPDTLFVHQSIYEKTLTELSASILAFYGDRPQESRDYGRICHDAHFEKVVKLMGQGKVRHGGTHDRNHLFIAPSVVTDMEPGSSILQEEIFGPVLPVIPFSDFDTLLSSRMIQRDALTGYIFSKNRDEILLFQEHMQSPTISVNQVIHHAASPLIAFGGKGRSGYGAYHGKAGFLAFSYEKTDFRAYHYLHLQQKYPPYSDQNLKVLKKIRKWLF, from the coding sequence ATGCCTGAAGATGATCGTGCTTTTCTAGAGGCATTGCCGGTCAAACAGAGGGAGGATCTATTTTCCTCAGGGCTGCCTTCAAAAGAAGCACGCATCAAACGGCTTCATCAGTTGAAATCGGTCCTTTTGGAGAATGAAGGGGCCTTCATGGAGGCACTTCATTCCGATTTAGGGAAGCCTGCATTCGAGGCATTTTCATCTGAATTCGCTGTTCTATTGAATGAAATCGATCATGTCTGCAAGCATCTGGGAAAATGGAGTCGGCCGGTTTCGTCCCATCATCTGAAAATGGGCTATGTGGAAAGGGTCAAGAGGAAGAGGCATCCATACGGGAGTGTACTCATCATCGGTTCGTGGAATTATCCCCTCCAGCTCACCTTGATGCCGGCAATCGGTGCCATCGCCGCCGGAAACCGTTGTGTGATCAAGCCTTCCGAACATGCACCGGCAACGGCGCAGCTGCTGAAAGAAGTCATGAATCACACCTTTTCTACGGAACAATTACACGTTGTGACAGGTGACGCACAGACCGCGCATTTTTTGACCTCAAGCTCTTTTGACCTGATTTTCTTTACGGGAAGCGGGCAAACAGGAAAGAGAGTGGCAGAGCAGGCAGCCAAACAGCTCACCCCGGTGATCCTGGAGCTCGGCGGGAAAAACCCCTGCGTCATCGGGGAAACAGGCTTTTCAAAAGCCGCCATCAGGGAAATCGTCTGGGGGAAATTCCTTAATGCGGGGCAAACCTGTATTGCACCGGACACCCTTTTTGTCCATCAGTCCATTTATGAAAAAACGCTGACTGAACTTTCTGCATCGATTCTCGCTTTCTACGGGGATCGACCACAGGAAAGCCGTGATTATGGCCGGATTTGCCACGATGCCCATTTTGAGAAGGTGGTCAAGTTGATGGGGCAGGGAAAAGTCAGGCATGGAGGTACGCATGATCGAAATCATTTGTTCATTGCCCCGTCTGTAGTGACGGATATGGAACCGGGAAGCTCGATCTTGCAGGAAGAAATTTTCGGACCGGTCCTGCCTGTTATTCCTTTTAGCGATTTTGACACATTGTTATCCAGCCGGATGATCCAGCGAGATGCGCTTACAGGGTATATTTTTAGTAAAAATAGGGACGAAATCCTGCTGTTCCAGGAGCACATGCAGTCACCAACCATCAGCGTCAATCAGGTGATCCACCATGCCGCGAGTCCCCTTATCGCATTTGGAGGGAAGGGGAGAAGCGGATACGGTGCTTATCACGGGAAGGCTGGTTTTCTCGCTTTCAGCTATGAGAAAACCGATTTCAGAGCGTATCACTACCTTCATCTTCAGCAAAAGTACCCGCCGTATTCGGATCAAAATTTGAAAGTATTGAAAAAGATAAGAAAGTGGCTATTTTAA
- a CDS encoding phytoene desaturase family protein encodes MKNKTVVIIGGGLGGVSAAISLAQAGYDVSLYEKNNHIGGKLNRLDQDGFGFDLGPSILTMPQIFEKLFAASGKSMKDYVPIEKLNHQWRSFFPDGNIIDLYEDMNDMQEKNASLSQKDIREYQSLLDYSKTLYDMTDKTLFKHGVDSTREMMKHTSFFAALKNFDLFSTVHRSLDKRISNEQFRDMLSYFIKYVGSSPYDAPAVMNMMIYMQHEQGVWYVPGGLHKLADGLVKLAEEVGVAIHLGKPIVKLEKKDGEITGALLEDGTRITADYYVSNMEVIPVYERLLEEDSHYIKKLKKKFEPASSGLVMHLGVKKSYPQLRHHNFFFAENMKEQMQSIFHRRELPEDPVIYLVNVNKTDPTQAPAGHENIKVLPHIPFIRDENPYTQAEYEQFAERVLIKLERMGLEGLRDNLVTRDMWTPEDIRRTYGSDRGAIYGTVSDKKKNKGFKHPKQSERYDNLYFVGGTVNPGGGMPMVTLSGQLVGEKIVERDSAHA; translated from the coding sequence TTGAAAAATAAAACGGTAGTTATCATTGGAGGCGGACTAGGCGGGGTGTCGGCTGCCATTTCACTTGCACAGGCGGGATACGATGTCTCCTTATATGAAAAAAACAATCACATTGGTGGAAAGTTGAACCGGCTGGATCAAGATGGCTTTGGTTTTGATCTTGGCCCCTCCATCCTGACGATGCCGCAGATTTTTGAGAAGTTGTTTGCGGCCAGCGGAAAATCGATGAAGGATTATGTCCCGATTGAAAAGCTGAATCATCAATGGCGCTCCTTTTTCCCCGATGGAAATATCATAGACTTATATGAAGATATGAACGACATGCAAGAGAAGAACGCCTCTCTCAGTCAAAAGGACATCCGCGAATATCAAAGTCTGCTGGATTATTCCAAAACTCTATATGATATGACGGATAAAACTTTATTTAAGCATGGTGTTGATTCGACGAGAGAAATGATGAAGCATACGAGTTTCTTCGCTGCCTTAAAGAACTTTGACCTGTTTTCGACAGTGCATAGATCCCTCGATAAGCGAATCAGTAATGAGCAGTTTCGCGATATGCTTTCCTATTTTATCAAGTACGTGGGCTCGTCGCCTTACGATGCGCCGGCCGTGATGAATATGATGATCTACATGCAGCATGAACAGGGCGTATGGTATGTTCCAGGCGGTTTGCACAAGCTCGCGGACGGCCTTGTGAAGCTGGCAGAAGAAGTAGGGGTTGCCATTCACCTTGGAAAACCAATCGTCAAACTTGAAAAGAAGGATGGCGAGATTACCGGAGCCCTTTTGGAAGACGGGACACGGATTACGGCAGATTACTATGTTTCCAATATGGAAGTCATACCGGTTTACGAGCGGCTGCTGGAGGAAGACAGCCATTATATTAAAAAATTAAAAAAGAAATTCGAACCGGCGAGTTCCGGTCTCGTCATGCATCTGGGTGTGAAGAAGAGCTACCCGCAGCTGCGCCACCATAATTTCTTTTTCGCCGAAAATATGAAAGAGCAAATGCAATCGATTTTCCACCGACGTGAACTGCCGGAAGACCCGGTCATCTATCTGGTCAATGTGAATAAGACCGATCCGACGCAGGCACCTGCAGGACATGAAAATATCAAGGTGCTCCCTCATATTCCTTTCATCCGGGATGAAAATCCGTATACTCAAGCCGAATATGAACAATTCGCTGAGCGGGTCCTGATCAAATTGGAGAGAATGGGCCTTGAAGGCTTGCGGGACAATCTTGTCACCAGGGATATGTGGACACCGGAAGATATCAGGCGCACGTATGGCTCCGACCGCGGTGCGATTTATGGGACCGTGTCAGACAAGAAGAAGAATAAAGGGTTCAAGCATCCGAAACAGAGTGAAAGGTATGACAACCTCTATTTTGTCGGGGGAACGGTGAACCCCGGGGGCGGCATGCCGATGGTTACTCTAAGCGGGCAGCTTGTGGGCGAGAAAATTGTTGAGAGGGATTCAGCCCATGCCTGA
- a CDS encoding phytoene desaturase family protein: protein MSKSVCIVGAGVGGLTAAAYLAKEGYKVTVLEKAATVGGSAGWYVRKGRKFPTGATIAFGLEESGLLRTLLKELDIDLPAEELLHPMDVILPEWKVSIVKSPALWAQELKEAFHSRSGDVARFWEALQRISDDVLAVTESKVSLPVRKRHDLGSLPLHAVLHPRSMVRLARYSLYTVEDLMRKYHLDSYEPLRQLLNAQLLDAVQTDVREAALLPSSLALTIYRRGSFFIEKGMCQLAKALAHRIKELGGEIVKVSPLESLIYEESRKQWNVASRKCTSSFDFVINNSGISFGEGTSYESEDEFSWGAFRVDAILSEEGLRESLKEMKWPFAYQIVPSLDSPSLRANTHGPVYVTFNHSVDRKGEWVEGEVMMTVSLHTNLEKWSKYTEDEYKRIKEQVTEEILTEIGKVIPVKENLLFAEAGTPLTYERYIGKRAVGGYPLTVRNAITKPKSVRSSLPQLYIVGEQVFPGPGTLSSALSGYYAARSIMKDHK from the coding sequence TTGTCTAAGTCGGTTTGTATTGTTGGTGCGGGTGTGGGTGGTTTGACGGCTGCTGCCTATTTAGCGAAAGAAGGGTATAAGGTGACGGTCCTTGAGAAAGCAGCGACTGTTGGAGGTTCAGCGGGGTGGTATGTTCGTAAGGGCCGGAAGTTTCCGACAGGCGCAACGATTGCGTTCGGCTTGGAGGAAAGTGGCTTGTTGAGGACCTTATTGAAGGAACTGGATATCGATCTGCCCGCAGAAGAACTGCTGCATCCCATGGATGTTATTTTGCCGGAATGGAAGGTTTCGATCGTAAAAAGTCCGGCGTTGTGGGCACAGGAACTGAAGGAAGCGTTTCATTCGAGAAGCGGTGATGTGGCAAGGTTTTGGGAAGCTCTTCAACGGATAAGTGATGATGTCCTGGCTGTGACAGAAAGCAAGGTTTCTTTGCCCGTCAGGAAGCGACATGACTTGGGAAGCTTGCCTCTTCATGCCGTACTGCATCCAAGATCGATGGTCCGCTTGGCTCGATATTCGCTGTATACAGTGGAAGATCTCATGAGGAAATATCATCTTGACTCGTATGAGCCGCTGCGTCAACTGTTGAATGCCCAGCTTCTTGATGCTGTACAGACGGATGTCAGGGAGGCAGCCTTGCTTCCATCCAGTCTCGCTCTGACGATTTATCGAAGAGGCAGTTTTTTTATCGAAAAGGGGATGTGCCAGCTGGCAAAAGCACTGGCGCATCGCATTAAAGAGCTCGGCGGCGAGATTGTGAAAGTGTCTCCGCTTGAAAGTCTCATATATGAAGAAAGCCGGAAACAATGGAATGTGGCAAGTCGTAAATGTACGTCTTCCTTCGATTTTGTGATCAACAATTCAGGAATCTCTTTTGGGGAGGGAACGAGCTATGAGAGCGAGGACGAGTTTTCCTGGGGAGCCTTTAGGGTCGATGCCATTTTGTCTGAAGAAGGGTTGAGAGAGTCATTAAAGGAAATGAAATGGCCTTTCGCTTATCAAATCGTGCCGAGTCTGGATTCTCCCTCTCTTAGGGCAAACACCCATGGACCTGTTTATGTCACCTTCAATCATTCTGTTGATCGAAAAGGTGAATGGGTTGAAGGGGAAGTGATGATGACGGTCTCGCTGCATACGAATTTAGAGAAGTGGTCGAAATATACAGAGGATGAGTACAAGCGAATCAAAGAGCAGGTGACAGAAGAGATTCTCACGGAGATCGGGAAGGTCATCCCGGTAAAAGAAAACCTGCTGTTTGCAGAAGCGGGCACTCCCCTAACTTATGAGCGCTATATCGGAAAAAGGGCAGTCGGGGGCTATCCGCTGACCGTTCGAAATGCTATCACCAAACCGAAAAGTGTCCGGTCTTCACTGCCGCAGCTGTACATTGTAGGCGAACAGGTCTTTCCGGGACCGGGAACGTTATCTTCGGCGCTCAGCGGCTATTATGCAGCTAGGAGTATTATGAAAGATCATAAATGA
- a CDS encoding DEAD/DEAH box helicase, which yields MLKQGIYEEIITQKIQEELLNADVHIDIGRTPLDVEEARKVLSAYISSVTRKALKHVRTQGKDDQDALLKQIETCNEIIQLLSKKLDQQEFHALKIAEEGEVLTHIYSRINSVRSFQKQEVIRPVTPISESSLFTGSSYEPNMLGELKKEILSSDSIEMLVSFIKWSGLRIILDELKTFTERGGKLRIITTSYMEATDFKAIHELSKLPNTEIRISYDVARTRLHAKAYLFKRDTGFSTAYIGSSNLSNPALTSGLEWNLKITEKDSFDVLKKCEATFESYWNDKEFKEFNRESEEDNQTLRLALERSEVAESSVQYLFNIHPYYYQKEILEKLQAEREVHHRYKNLLVAATGVGKTVISAFDYKQFRKASGGQAKLLFVAHREEILHQSINTFRAILRDPNFGNMLVGNQQPSSLDHLFVSIQSFNSKQLYAHTESRYYDFIIVDEFHHAAADSYQKLLSHYQPRILLGLTATPERMDGKSILPYFDDHIAAEMRLTEAINQKLLSPFQYFCVTDTVDLSNLKWSRGGYDTRQLENVYTSNNLRSSQIIQSVNKYVTDMKDVKGIGFCVSIAHAQYMADFFNRSGIPAIALHGDSDKEVRLDAKRLLISGELTFIFVVDLYNEGVDIPEINTVLFLRPTESLTVFLQQLGRGLRLSEEKECLTVLDFVGQAHRNYSYEEKLRSLIGKSKHSVQYYVENGFFNLPKGCFIQLEKQAKEYILRNIKASANTKGNLVAKLATFEQDTGQTVTLRNFLAHYHLNVYEFYGGNKNRSFQRLLVEAGIKENFHEENEKWITSRLPNLFHLNSKKLLSFLMNFIEQREVSGTEEELMLNMFYYSFYQAHPEKEGLRSIRDGIERVLESSRFTEEIHQILDVLYQSLETIELKPDFSFPCPLQVHSKYSTAQIMAGFDYFNEKQSPAFREGVKYFKEKNLDIFFITLNKSEKDFSPSTLYEDYAINEKLFHWETQSKVSEDSPTGQRYIHHRQNDGKIALFVREYKKEIGSIPSPFVFLGTANYIKHSGNKPMSFVWELEEEMPSYLVPRANKNIL from the coding sequence ATGTTAAAGCAAGGAATTTATGAGGAAATCATCACTCAAAAAATACAAGAAGAATTGTTAAATGCAGATGTGCATATTGACATCGGTCGCACTCCTTTAGATGTTGAAGAAGCACGCAAAGTATTGTCGGCTTATATAAGTTCTGTAACTAGAAAAGCTTTAAAACATGTGCGAACTCAAGGGAAAGATGATCAAGATGCCCTCCTTAAACAAATTGAAACATGCAATGAAATTATTCAACTGTTAAGTAAAAAACTGGATCAGCAAGAATTTCACGCTTTAAAAATTGCTGAAGAAGGCGAAGTCTTAACCCATATTTACTCTCGGATCAATTCAGTCCGAAGTTTTCAAAAACAAGAGGTGATTCGTCCAGTCACTCCAATCTCCGAGAGCTCTTTGTTCACTGGGTCCAGCTATGAACCAAACATGTTAGGTGAGCTAAAAAAAGAGATTCTCTCCTCCGATTCAATTGAAATGCTCGTGTCCTTTATTAAATGGAGCGGACTCCGCATTATTCTAGACGAACTAAAAACCTTCACAGAACGCGGTGGAAAACTTAGGATTATCACTACCTCATATATGGAAGCAACTGATTTTAAAGCCATTCACGAACTTAGTAAGCTACCAAACACTGAAATTCGCATATCGTATGATGTAGCGCGGACACGTCTTCATGCAAAGGCTTATTTATTTAAAAGAGATACTGGATTTAGTACTGCTTACATTGGTTCCTCTAATCTATCTAATCCGGCCCTTACATCAGGGTTAGAATGGAATTTAAAAATCACTGAAAAGGATTCCTTCGATGTATTAAAAAAATGTGAAGCAACGTTTGAAAGTTATTGGAATGATAAAGAATTCAAGGAATTCAATCGAGAAAGTGAAGAAGATAACCAAACACTCCGTCTAGCTCTTGAACGAAGTGAAGTGGCAGAAAGCTCTGTACAGTATTTATTTAATATTCATCCTTATTACTATCAAAAAGAAATTTTAGAGAAACTTCAGGCGGAAAGAGAAGTACATCACCGATACAAAAATCTATTAGTAGCTGCTACTGGGGTAGGAAAAACTGTTATTTCTGCTTTTGATTACAAGCAATTCCGAAAAGCAAGCGGTGGACAGGCAAAACTCTTGTTTGTAGCACACAGGGAAGAAATTTTACACCAAAGCATAAATACCTTTCGCGCTATTTTAAGAGACCCTAATTTCGGAAATATGCTTGTAGGAAACCAACAACCATCTTCCTTAGATCACTTATTTGTTAGTATTCAAAGCTTTAACAGCAAGCAGCTTTATGCTCATACGGAAAGTAGATATTATGATTTCATCATTGTAGATGAATTTCATCATGCTGCTGCAGACTCTTATCAAAAATTACTCAGTCACTACCAACCTCGCATTCTATTAGGTTTGACAGCAACACCTGAACGGATGGATGGCAAGAGCATTCTGCCATACTTTGATGATCATATTGCTGCTGAAATGAGACTAACAGAGGCCATTAATCAAAAACTGTTAAGTCCCTTTCAATATTTTTGTGTTACCGATACAGTCGATCTCTCTAATCTCAAATGGTCTAGAGGTGGATATGATACAAGACAATTAGAAAATGTATATACGTCTAATAACTTGAGAAGCTCCCAAATTATACAAAGTGTTAACAAGTATGTCACAGATATGAAAGACGTTAAGGGAATAGGATTCTGTGTATCGATTGCACATGCTCAATACATGGCTGATTTTTTTAACCGATCGGGTATTCCAGCAATTGCTTTACATGGGGATTCAGACAAAGAGGTTCGATTAGATGCCAAGCGTTTACTTATATCAGGAGAGCTTACATTCATCTTTGTAGTCGACTTATATAATGAGGGTGTTGATATTCCTGAAATAAATACTGTCCTCTTTTTACGTCCAACCGAAAGTTTAACGGTATTTCTTCAGCAGTTAGGTCGCGGGCTACGCTTATCGGAAGAAAAGGAATGCTTAACCGTGCTCGACTTTGTCGGCCAGGCTCACAGGAATTACTCCTATGAAGAAAAGTTACGATCACTTATTGGAAAATCAAAGCATTCGGTTCAATACTATGTAGAGAATGGCTTTTTCAATCTTCCGAAAGGCTGTTTTATTCAACTGGAAAAACAAGCGAAGGAATATATCCTACGAAATATTAAAGCAAGTGCTAATACAAAAGGAAATTTAGTAGCTAAACTCGCTACTTTTGAACAGGATACTGGCCAAACAGTCACGTTAAGAAATTTTTTAGCTCATTACCACCTCAACGTCTACGAATTTTACGGAGGAAATAAAAATAGAAGCTTCCAAAGGCTATTAGTAGAAGCTGGGATCAAAGAAAACTTTCATGAGGAAAATGAAAAGTGGATAACAAGTCGACTCCCTAATCTCTTTCATCTGAATTCAAAAAAACTATTATCGTTTCTAATGAATTTTATTGAACAACGAGAAGTTTCTGGAACAGAAGAAGAACTTATGCTCAACATGTTTTACTACTCTTTTTACCAAGCGCATCCGGAAAAAGAAGGACTCCGTTCGATTCGAGATGGTATAGAAAGAGTACTCGAAAGTTCAAGATTTACAGAAGAAATTCACCAGATTCTTGATGTGCTTTATCAATCTTTAGAAACAATCGAATTAAAGCCGGACTTTTCATTCCCTTGCCCACTTCAAGTTCATAGTAAATATTCAACTGCACAAATCATGGCGGGATTTGACTACTTTAATGAAAAACAAAGCCCTGCCTTTCGCGAAGGGGTAAAATACTTTAAAGAAAAAAACCTAGATATTTTCTTTATCACATTAAACAAATCTGAAAAAGACTTTTCTCCTTCAACACTATATGAGGATTATGCAATTAACGAGAAGTTATTTCATTGGGAGACCCAAAGTAAAGTAAGTGAGGATAGTCCAACGGGGCAGCGATATATACATCATCGTCAAAACGATGGAAAAATCGCTTTATTTGTCCGGGAATATAAAAAGGAAATTGGCAGCATTCCCTCCCCGTTTGTATTCCTAGGAACCGCCAACTACATTAAACATTCCGGAAACAAGCCCATGAGTTTCGTTTGGGAACTGGAAGAAGAAATGCCGTCCTATTTGGTACCTAGAGCTAATAAGAATATTTTGTGA
- a CDS encoding DEAD/DEAH box helicase family protein, which yields MSSIQLITTGLGLELQEKIRSGKTIYIITSFSMKSGVELLKYSLRFAAEQGADIKILTGDYLYITQPEALNSLLSIHPSIEVRLWKSKGVSFHPKAYLIETTEHDHFFIGSSNLSASAMGKGVEWNVLIEDDKKIFEEGSEEFVSLFYHDQTTPLNAESLLEYEMNYRGFHQKHTNIGKVWTEKEEVDLMLPTEEKQVQENYVLENPAAYGEIAPRFAQIEALEELEKTQEEGYRKALVVMATGLGKTYLAAFFAKRFKRILFVAHREEILKQAEKSFKNVIPDLTTGLYNGTIKDGAADAVFASIFTLSMQKHIKRFSPNDFDLVIIDEFHHAAANTYQKVLNYFQPQFLLGITATPDRNDNRDIYGICEGNLAYCIDFLHAIGHGWLSPFNYYGVYDDTDYSQITWLGTRYDEQELLSVQLKKSYANKIIGAWEKHKQTKSLVFCSSIHQAEFLSGFFNERGNRTVALTSKPTGISRSQVITMLEEGELDAIFTVDLFNEGVDIPSVDTLLFVRPTESLTVFTQQVGRGLRLHENKNHCVIIDLIGNYRNADIKISLFDHGEKKGKGTSIIPTTPESCSLYLETRVVDLLTEMARKKQPRKDALRDAYFELKYELGRRPSYLELHLLGRMGAKAYYDEWKSYHRFLFENGEFDEVKQEVYEQYKNWFKEVEKTGMSRSYKMVLLEGMLERGPADWYKPITATEVAPYFHFYLTSEKYRKRIDFSGKSHKQMWDYDEKKVSGLIAKMPMSKWSGSSKGLISFENGLFDVQLEVPERFETIVYEFTREICEYRLHSYFQRKVTNEETLM from the coding sequence ATGAGTTCTATTCAGTTAATCACTACCGGGTTGGGATTAGAGCTACAAGAAAAGATCCGATCTGGGAAGACCATTTATATCATTACATCTTTCTCCATGAAATCAGGTGTCGAATTGTTGAAGTATTCTTTACGTTTTGCTGCAGAACAAGGAGCGGATATTAAGATCCTAACGGGTGATTATTTATATATTACTCAGCCCGAAGCACTGAATAGTTTACTGTCCATTCACCCATCAATAGAGGTTCGGTTGTGGAAGAGTAAGGGAGTCAGTTTTCACCCAAAGGCATATCTGATTGAAACAACTGAACACGATCATTTCTTTATTGGGTCTTCTAACTTGTCTGCTTCCGCTATGGGGAAGGGGGTTGAATGGAACGTTCTTATAGAAGACGATAAGAAGATTTTTGAAGAAGGATCCGAGGAGTTTGTCAGCTTATTTTATCATGATCAAACCACCCCTTTGAATGCTGAAAGTCTTTTAGAATATGAAATGAATTATAGGGGCTTTCATCAGAAGCATACTAACATTGGGAAAGTATGGACTGAAAAGGAAGAAGTAGATTTGATGCTTCCTACCGAGGAAAAGCAGGTACAGGAAAACTATGTATTAGAGAATCCTGCTGCCTATGGGGAAATTGCACCCCGGTTTGCTCAAATAGAAGCTTTGGAAGAATTAGAGAAAACACAAGAGGAAGGCTACCGTAAAGCGTTGGTAGTCATGGCAACTGGCCTGGGAAAAACCTATTTGGCTGCTTTCTTTGCGAAACGATTTAAGAGAATTCTCTTTGTTGCACACCGTGAAGAAATTTTGAAGCAGGCAGAAAAATCGTTTAAGAATGTCATACCTGATTTAACAACAGGACTTTATAACGGCACCATAAAAGACGGAGCGGCAGATGCCGTATTCGCTTCTATCTTTACACTTAGTATGCAGAAGCATATCAAACGGTTTTCTCCAAATGACTTTGACCTTGTTATTATTGACGAGTTTCATCATGCAGCGGCTAACACCTATCAAAAAGTATTGAATTATTTTCAGCCTCAATTCTTGCTGGGCATAACGGCTACTCCAGATCGAAATGACAACCGTGATATTTATGGAATCTGTGAAGGAAACCTTGCCTATTGTATCGATTTTCTACATGCAATCGGTCATGGATGGTTGTCTCCGTTTAATTATTATGGAGTATACGATGATACGGATTATTCGCAAATTACATGGCTGGGGACGAGATATGATGAACAAGAGCTTCTATCGGTACAATTAAAGAAGAGCTATGCGAATAAAATTATTGGGGCTTGGGAAAAGCATAAACAAACGAAGTCGTTAGTGTTCTGTTCTTCCATCCATCAAGCTGAGTTTTTATCTGGGTTTTTTAACGAACGAGGAAATCGAACGGTAGCCCTTACATCAAAACCAACTGGAATTAGTAGATCTCAAGTCATTACCATGCTGGAAGAAGGAGAGCTTGATGCTATATTCACAGTTGATTTATTTAATGAAGGTGTAGATATTCCTTCTGTAGACACCCTACTCTTTGTGCGCCCAACAGAATCGTTAACCGTATTCACCCAGCAAGTAGGACGTGGTCTCAGATTACATGAGAACAAAAATCACTGTGTAATTATCGACTTAATCGGAAATTATCGTAATGCTGACATTAAGATATCACTGTTTGATCATGGAGAGAAAAAAGGGAAGGGAACTAGTATTATTCCAACTACTCCAGAGTCATGCTCATTGTATTTGGAAACAAGAGTGGTTGATCTACTGACGGAGATGGCCCGTAAAAAGCAGCCCAGAAAAGATGCTCTTAGGGATGCATATTTTGAGCTTAAATATGAACTTGGAAGAAGACCGAGTTATTTAGAGCTTCATTTGCTTGGGAGAATGGGAGCAAAAGCTTACTATGATGAATGGAAGTCGTATCATCGTTTTCTATTTGAGAATGGGGAATTCGATGAGGTAAAGCAAGAGGTATATGAACAGTATAAAAACTGGTTCAAAGAAGTTGAAAAGACTGGGATGAGTAGAAGTTATAAGATGGTGTTATTAGAGGGTATGCTGGAAAGAGGACCAGCAGATTGGTATAAGCCGATAACTGCTACAGAGGTTGCTCCATACTTCCACTTTTATTTAACCAGTGAAAAATACAGAAAACGCATTGACTTCTCCGGTAAGTCTCATAAGCAAATGTGGGATTATGATGAAAAGAAGGTTTCGGGTTTGATTGCTAAGATGCCAATGAGTAAGTGGAGCGGCAGTTCGAAAGGACTTATTTCCTTTGAGAATGGGTTATTTGATGTGCAGTTAGAGGTTCCTGAGCGGTTTGAGACGATTGTTTATGAGTTTACAAGAGAAATATGTGAGTATAGGTTGCATTCTTATTTTCAGAGGAAAGTGACGAACGAAGAAACATTAATGTAA
- a CDS encoding nucleoside triphosphate pyrophosphohydrolase, producing MPTYNKLVRDKIPQIIEKTGKEFSTEILNEHDYIKYLKEKSYEELDEYCAAKTDGDAVEELADLLEIIHALANHHGSSIDDLEKVRKEKAEKRGGFDEKIFLIEVED from the coding sequence TTGCCAACTTACAACAAATTAGTCAGAGATAAGATCCCACAAATCATTGAAAAGACGGGGAAGGAATTTTCTACAGAAATTCTGAATGAGCACGATTACATAAAATATTTGAAAGAAAAAAGTTATGAGGAGCTGGATGAGTATTGCGCAGCTAAAACGGATGGAGATGCCGTGGAAGAGCTGGCGGATCTTTTAGAGATTATTCATGCTTTGGCTAACCATCATGGCTCATCCATCGATGATCTGGAGAAGGTACGAAAGGAAAAAGCGGAGAAGCGCGGAGGTTTTGATGAGAAGATTTTTTTAATTGAGGTTGAGGATTGA